The sequence CGTCGATGAGCCAGTCCATCTCGAGGATTTCTCGCCGCTGGGCTTCGCTGATCTCGACGGCGAGTTCGCAGACCCGCACGTCCGTCACGTTGAAGCGTTCGGCGCGTGTGATGGCCATCGAGTGATGCGGGATCATGGATTGCATGAAGCCGGTGTCGTCCACCGTGGTCTGACTGCGGTCCAAGAAGATGCCGACAGCGAGCAACACGACGCTCACGACGACCACGACGATGTTGGCGGTCGTGTTCCGGTACATGTTCAGCATCCACCCCAACATGACGAGCCCCATGGTCCCGCCCATGGTCAACGCCATGAACATGCGGCTCTCGCTCAAGCGGATGTGACTCCACTCCCAGGAACTGACGAACATGACGCCGTACATGACCACCATCGCCGTGAGGATCATGGCCCCGAACCGCAGGTACATCGTCGGCTGCATGCCTGGATGACCGTTGCTGTCGCCGTGGCGGGTGCTCTGGTGCGCGTTCTCGTCTGACATGGAGTTCCCCTTCTCTCGTCCGTTCGGTCTGTCAGCGATGTCCGGCGTCACCGATCAGGGTGACGCGAGGACGGGGCGGTCGAGGTCGATGCGGCGGAGCAGTTGGGCGTTGAGGGCCACGACCACCGTGGAGGCGCTCATGAGCAGCGCCCCGACGGCGGGTGGGAGGACGAAGCCGACGCCGGCGAGCACGCCGGCCGCGAGGGGGATGGCGAAGACGTTGTAGCCAGCTGCCCACGCGAGGTTCTGCAGCATCTTGCGGTACGACGCCCGTGACAGCTCGATCACCGACAGGACCGCTCGGGGGTCGTCGGAGGCGAGGACGATCCCGGCGGATTCGATGGCGACGTCGGTGCCCGCGCCGATCGCGATCCCGACATCGGCGCGCGCCAGCGCCGGGGCGTCGTTGACGCCGTCGCCCACCATCGCCACCCGCTGGCCGCGGTCTCGCAGCTCGCTGACCTTGGCGTCCTTGTCCTCGGGGAGCACTTCGGCGAACACCTCGTCGATGCCGAGGTCGGCGGCGACGGCGTCGGCGACCTGTCGGGCGTCCCCGGTGATCATGGCCACCGCCACGCCGCGCTGGTGCAGGGCATCGACGGCCGCGCGTGATTCGGGTCGCACCTGGTCCTCGAGCGCGAAGGCCCCGAGCACCTGGCCGTCGCGCAAGACATGCAGGACCGCCGCGCCCCGTTCGATCCATCCGCGGACGTGGTCGTCGAGGTCCGCCGGGACGTCGGCGTCGGAGTCTCTGAGGAGCGCGGGTCCGCCGACGGCGACGGTGTGACCGTCGACGCGGGCACGGACCCCTCGGCCGGTCATCGACTCGAACCCCTCGGCGTGCGGCACGTCGATGCGGTCTGCGCGGGCGACGATGGCGCGGGCGAGGGGGTGTTCGCTGTCGGCCTCCACCGCGGCCGCCAGGCGCAGCAGCTCCTCCTCGGTGACCCCGCCGGTGACCGCGACGTCGGCCACGGCGTGCGCGCCGGCGGTCAACGTGCCGGTCTTGTCGAACAGCACCACGTCGATGTCGCGCATGCGCTCCAGGGCGAGGCGGTCCTTGACGAGGATGCCCGAGCGGGCCGAGACCGACGTGGAGATCGACACGACCAGCGGGATGGCCAGCCCGAGGGCGTGGGGGCAGGCGATCACCAGCACCGTGACCGTCCGCACCGTGGCCTGCTCGGAGTCGCCCAGCACCAGCCAGGCCGCGAAGGTGACCACGGCTGCGACGGCGGCGACGTAGAACAACCAGGCGGCCGCCCGGTCCGCCAACGCCTGAGCTCGGGACCCGGACTGCTGGGCCTCCGCGACCAGCCGTTGGATCCCCGCCAGCGCGGTGTCCTCACCGACGGCGCCGACCCGCACGCGGATCGCGGAGTCCGCCACCACCGTGCCCGCGACGACCTGGTCGCCGGGCTGCTTGCCAACGGGTTTGGACTCCCCGGTGATCATCGACTCGTCGACCTCGGCGCGGCCGTCGACGATCTCCCCGTCCGCGGGGACGCGGCCACCCGGGCGGACCAACACCACGTCGTCCGGCGCCAAGTCGGCCACGTCGACCGTCTCCACACCGCCGTCGGTCACCCGCTCAGCATCATCGGGCAGCAGCTCGGCCAGAGCCTGCAGGGCGCCGCGTGCCTGGCCGATGGCGCGCATCTCCATCCAGTGGCCCAACAACATGACGTCGATCAGCAGCGCCAGCTCCCACCAGAACTCGAGGTCGAACGCCCCCACCGACGTGGCCGCGCTCGCCACGAACGCGACGGTGATCGCCATGCCGATCAGCAACATCATCCCCGGCTGGCGATCCCGCGCCTCCTGGACCGCGCCGGCCAAGAACGGCCAGCCCCCGTAGACGAAGATCACCGCACCGAGGACCGGAGCGATCCACTCATGGCCGGGCACCTCAGGAGCGGAGTAGCTGAACCACCCCTGGATCGTCTCGCTGTAGGCGATCACGGGGACCGAGAGGACCAGGGACACCCAGAAGCGGTCACGGAACATCGCCGCGTGATCACCATGACCCGCCCCGTGACCGTCCCCGTCACCGTCGTGCGGGTCATGGTCAGGCGGGTCGCCGACGTGCTCCTCACGGACATCCAGCGCCCCCTCCTCCTCCGGCCGGCGTTCCCCGCGGGGTGGGTGATGATGGGTGTGGTCGTTGGCCATCGCGTCCTCCTTCGCGACCGCTTTGCACCGGTCGGCCGTGGCGACCCAGGCTGAAAGGGTGCGGTTTGGTGGGTGATGTGCGGTGGGGCCGGTGGGCGCGGCCCCACCGCGTTCTCGGTCAGCTGATGGTGGCGAGCAGTTCCTCACAAGCCTGTTGACAGCGGCGACACGCCTCGGCGCAGACACCGCAGTGCTCCATGCCCATCGACGCGTGGCGCTCGCACTCGTCACCGCAGGTCTTGCAGACCTGGATGCAGGCCTGCAGGGCCGCGCGCGCCACGTTGGCGTCGTACTCGGTCTGGCGTGACAGGACCCGGCCGGTGGCGACGCACAGATCGGCGCAGTCGGCGTTGAGCCGGATGCACTTGATCAGTTCGGCGACGTTGTCCTCTGACAGACAGGCGTCTGCGCACTGCGTGCAGGCGTTCGCGCATTCATTACACGCATCGATGCACGCCTGCAGCTTGTCGGTGTCGACGTTGTAGTCGCGGGGATACGTTTCCAGCATTGCCCTGGTGGTGTTCATGGCATCGTTCCTCTCTCGTTCGGTTGTGACGCCGACAGGGACGTCGACGCCGGAGGGCGGCGGAGCGTGGACGGTCACCACGCACGCACCGTCAGCGACGCAGACCGCGATCACGGTCACACGCCGACGGCCGTGCAGCGCGGCCGTTCGTCCTCTAGACGCGCAGCACGACCCCGACGCCCACGGGAGGGCCGGCGGGCATCGCTGAGCTCACGTCGGACCGGAGATCGCCCTGGCGTTGCGGCGGCGCCACAACGCCCTCGTCACCATCACCGACCGACGAGCGCGTGCTGATGATCAATGCGACGTGGAGCGCGAGGACGGCGAACATCGCCGAGCACCCCCACATGAACGCATGACCGTCGTGCGCGTCCGCTGCAGAAGCGGACGCGGGCTGCTCATGCTCGCCCATCACCGCCACCGCCGCGGATGTGGCCGGGTCGTCGCTGCCGTCAGCGAGCGCGGAGCCGGCCCAGAGGACGAGATGACCGAGCACCGCCATCACCATCAGCCCGATGAGGCTGATGGCGACACGGGTGGACCGCGACGTGGTCACACCACACTCCTTGCCAACTCCACGATGGAGCAAACTCCAACCACGGCAGGGTGGGCGTGGTCACGTCGGTCCGGAGCTCCTCGGCGATGTACTCGTTGAGGACCGTCGACCTGCCCACGTTGTCGTCGGCCGCGCACGTCACATGCGGCCGATGTCCTGAGTTCTGGGTGCCGTGCCGGTACGGCGGGATGGCAGCGGTCAGGCCCGTAGGTGTGCCGCAGCCCAGTCGACCCTGATGCCGAGCCATCGCCATCGGGGTGTGGCCGTTGACCGCATCAGCAGGTGACCACGTGGCGCTGCTGTTTACCGTCAGCAAGAAGGAGTTCTGCATCGCCGCAGTCGTCGTCGAGGCCGTGGCGGCCTCCGGTTGGCCAGCCAGGTGCCGATTCAGCGAAGCAGTTGGTGTCGCCGTCTTCGAACCGTGGAGCTCAGGTCAGACTGGCCATGATTTGTGGGACGATCGTCTCGTGGAGGTTCAACGCCGCACACCCGGCGGCCGTCGGCACGGCTACCAACGCCACGCACGCGAGGTGGCCGATCAAACCCGACAACGGCGGGCGGAGGTCCTCGCCGAGGAGAGCACGAAGGCGCAGGTCGACCGCTGAGGAGAACCCGACACCTCCGCCTGGTACCGGCGCCACCTTGAGCAACGCCGACGCCAGGGCCGTTCGGGATGCGCCGTGTCGAATGGCGTACTTGTCTGCGCGGATCTCTGCGGTGGCCCTGAGCGCGGCCAAGAGCCGTCCGCCGTGCCAATGTCGCACGACAGGTGACAGGCTGTCGATCAGGACTGCCCTCAGTGGGTCCCGCCCCAACTTGTGGGCGTGCTCGTGGAGCAACACGGCTGTGAGTTCGTCGTCCGACAGGTCGGCGAGGAGATTGGTGTCGACGTAGATCTCGGGCTGATGCAGACCGGCTACCAAGGCTGCCCTCGACAGCTGACCGGTGTGGACCGGGAAGCCGTGCACCGTGGCGGGGGAGCACACGGAGTTCAGCGCCGAGGTCAGGCGCACGTGCCGCCAGGCCCCTCGGATGACTGGCGCGGCGAGCACCACGGCCATGACGCCGGCTGACCCGGCCATGACCGCTACTCCGCCCATGCCAATCATCCAACCGCCCACGCAGCCCACGGCTCCGCCGATGATCCCCGATCGCACCAGACGTCGGTTACGCATGCTCGTCACCTCCCGCCAATCGCAGGATCCGTGCAAGAAGTGCAGGGTCGGATTCTTCTAGGGCTGCCGCGAACTGGGAGAGGGCGACTGACCCGTACCGGTCGACGAGTTCCACCACGTCACGGCGGCTGAGGTGGACAACCAGCTCAGACTCGGAGAAGGCGGGCCTGTAGGAGTAGCCGCGACCGACTCTCTCGCGGGCCGCCAGGCCCTTGTCGTGCAACCGAGCGAGGACGGTCATGACGGTGGTGTAGGCAAGCTCGTCGTGTGGGGTCCGACTCCGATTGATGCGGTCTCGGACTTCATTGACGGTGGCGGGTGACTTCTCCCAGAGCGCCTTCATGGCGCCGAACTCGAGGGAGCCGAGCAGACCATCTGCGGAGGCGGACGGCGGAGGCTGTTCAGACATCTTGGACTCTCCGGTCGAGCGGACGGCCATCTCCCACGAGGGCCGCGGTAGCTGGGTAACCGCGGCGGGCACCGCTCATCTATTCCACTGTGACACAGGTCCGTGGGAGCACGCCACTACGCCGACGTAGTAGGATGCCCACACCCTTCCAGGTGGACTTGACATGGGACCATGGGCGATGTCACGAGAACGGCACAGGTACACCGGCCTCCTCAGGGCTCTGCCATTCCCGCATCGTGTCGACCGTCCTCCACGGCATGGCTGGATGAGATCCTGCAGGGCCCGTGCCTTCCTCGCACTCGCCACCGTCGCGCTCGCGGTGTCCGGGTGCTCGGCCAACCTCGACGGCACCGGCACCTCCAACATCCCAGGACCCGACCCGCAGCGGGACATCCCCGCCAACGCGCTCGCGCCGATGGGCCCGGTGGCAGAGGCCCAGGACGACCTGTGGAACCTCGCGTACCCGATCTCGATCGCGGTGTTCGTGCTGGTGTTCGCCGGGCTCGCGTTCATCGTCGTGCGCTTCCGCGACAAGGGGCAGGAGCAGCTGCCCAAGCAGGTCCACGGCAACACCAAGCTCGAGATCGCCTGGACGCTGGTGCCCGCCCTGATCCTGGTCGCGATCGCGGTCCCGACGGTCCAGACCATCTTCGAGCTGGCCGACGAGCCGGCCGAGGACGCCGTCCACGTCACGGTCGTGGCGAAGCAGTACTGGTGGCAGTTCGAGTACACCGACGACGACACCGGCTTCTACACCGCGAACGAGCTGCACATCCCCGCCGGGCGCGAGGTCTACCTCACCCTCGACGGCAGCGAGCCGGCCGGTCCCCAGTACGGCACCCCGCCGGTCATGCACAGCTTCTGGGTCGCCTCCCTCGCCGGCAAGCGGGACTGGGTGCCCGGCGCGATCCGCGAGATGCGGATCGAGGCGTACGAGCCCGGCATCTACCCCGGCAATTGCGCGGAGTTCTGCGGCCTGAGCCACGCGAACATGCGCTTCACCGTGATCGCCCACGAGGAGGCGGAGTACGAGGAGTGGGTCGCCAACCAGCGCGAGCCCGCCGCCGAGCCGACCGACGAGCTGGCCGTCCAGGGCCAGGAGCTGTTCGTCTCCCAGACCTGCGTGGCCTGCCACAACATCACCGGCCACCCGGAGAACGGGGAGTCCCGCGTCGGCCCGGACCTCACGCACTTCGCCAGCCGCGAGGCGTTCGCGGGCTACATCTTCGACTCGCCGTTCGGCGAGTCGGCCGAGGATCCCGAGGCGTCCCGCGAGCTCCTGCGCCAGTGGATCCGCCACTCGGCCGACCTCAAGCCCGGCTCGCAGATGCCGCAGTTCCCCAACATCTCCGATGAGGACGTCGATGCGCTCATCGCCTACCTCGGCACCCTGGAGTAACCCATGACCGCGATCGCAGAGAACCCCTCCGGCGCGACCACCCCCCGGCGCCGCGGCCTGTTCAGCAGGCCGACGGACTCCCAGCACGGGATCCGCTCGTGGCTGACGACGGTCGACCACAAGCGGATCGGCATCATGGGCGCGATCGGCTCGCTGTTCTTCTTCGCCGTCGGCGGGCTCGAGGCGCTGCTGATCCGCGCCCAGCTGGCCGGCCCGAACGGCGAGATCCTGTCGGCCGACCTGTACAACCAGGTCTTCACGATGCACGGCCTGACGATGGTCTTCTTCGTCGTCATGCCGCTCGGCACCGCGTTCATCAACTTCGTGATGCCGCTGCAGATCGGCGCGCGGGACATGGCGTTCCCGCGGCTGAACGCCTTCAGCCTGTGGGTGCTGCTGGCCGGCGGCCTGTTCATGTACTCGGGCATCCTCCTCGAGGGGCTGCCGAGCAACTCCTGGGTCTCCTACCTCCCCCAGGCCGTCGTCGGGCCCGACCCGACCGGCACCACCCTCGGGGCCGAGGTCGCCAACATCCAGATGTCGCGCACGCTGCTGTACTCCCTCGGCATCCAGATCGCCGGCCTGTCGTCGCTCGCGTCGGCGGTGAACTTCATCGTCACCGTCCTCAACATGCGGGCGCCCGGCATGACGCTGATGCGGATGCCGGTGTTCACCTGGATGGCCTTCGTCGTCGCGTTCCTGCTGCTGTTCGCCATGCCGGTCATCGGCATCGCCCTGTGGCAGCTGATGTTCGAGGCCCGCTGGGGCGCCCCCTTCTTCAACCCGATGGAGGGCGGTGACCCGGTGCTGTGGCAGCACATGTTCTGGCTGTTCGGGCACCCCGAGGTCTACATCATGATCCTGCCCGCGTTCGGGATCGTGTCGGAGATCCTGCCGACCTTCAGCCGCAAGCCGCTGTTCGGCTACTCCGCGGTGGTCTTCAGCGGGATCGCGATCGGGTTCCTCGGCTGGGGCGTGTGGGCCCACCACATGTTCACCTCTGGCCTCGGCCCGGTGGCCGACACCGCGTTCGGGCTGACGACGATGTTCATCGCGGTGCCCACGGGCATCAAGATCTTCAACTGGCTGGGGACCATGTGGGGCGGCCAGCTCCGCTTCACCACGCCGATGCTGTTCGCCATCGGCCTGGTCAGCATGTTCACCATCGGCGGCCTGTCCGGCGTCACCCACTCGCTGGTCCCCCACGACACCCAGCAGCACGACACCTACTACGTCGTCGCCCACTTCCACTACGTGCTGTTCGGCGGCGCGCTGTTCGGCCTGTTCGGCGGGATCTACTACTGGTTCCCCAAGGCGTTCGGCCACCTGCTGAACGAGCGGCTCGGCAAGATCCACTTCTGGCTGATGATCATCGGGTTCAACCTGACGTTCGGGCCGATGCACTTCCTCGGCCTGAACGGCATGCCGCGCCGGTACTACACCTACGCCGACGGGATGGGCTGGAACTTCTGGAACGCCATGATCGGCGTCGGCGCCATCATCATCGGCCTGTCGTTCCTGACGTTCCTCCTCAACGTCGTCATCAGCCGCAAGAACCCGCCCGCCGGGGCCGACCCGTGGGACGCCCGCAGCGTCGAGTGGCTCACCTCCTCCCCGCCGCCGGCCCACAACTTCGACACCGTCCCGGTCATCAGCGACCGCGACGAGCTGTGGTACCGCAAGTACGCCGGCCACGACGGCGGTGAGGGCGCGACCCGCGTCCCCGCCGGCGCCGCCGACGACGCCAACCCGGGCGGCCCGTACGGCGACAAGGTCAGCGGCAAGACCGCCAAGGAGCTCGGCATCCACATGCCCGACCCCTCGTGGTACCCGCTGTTCGTCGCGTTCGGCCTCCCGATCGCCGCCTACGGCGTGTTCTACGAGGGCGCCCTCCAGATCGCGCTGTTCGCGATCGGCGGGATCATCACCTTCGGCGCCATGTTGGGCTGGGCGATCGAGCCCAGCGCAGAGGACGACCACTGATGTCCGCGACGACACCGTCCGCCTCCGGCGGAACGACCCCGTCCGAGGTCGAGGTCCCCGACCACGGCCACACGACGAACTTCGGGATCAGCAACGAGAAGCTGGGCATGTGGACCTTCATCGGGTCCGAGTGCCTGTTCTTCGGGGCGATGATCGCCACCTACCTGCTGTACCTGAACCGGACGAACGAGGGCCCCACCGCCCTCGAGATCTTCGACATCCCCTTCACGTCCGCCTCGACGTTCATCCTGTTGATGAGCTCGCTCGGGATGGTGCTCGCGCTCGACGCGCTGCAGCGCCGGAACATGCGCAGCTTCCAGACCTGGACGTTGTCGACCGCGCTCCTCGGCATGGTGTTCCTGGCCGGGCAGATGTACGAGTTCACGTTCTTCGTCGAAGAGGGCTTCAAGTTCGAGACCAGCCCGTTCAGCGCGGCGTTCTACATGCTGACCGGGTTCCACGGCATCCACGTGACCTTCGGCGTCGTGATGCTGGTCGTGCTGTGGGCGCTGTCCCTGCGCGGCAGCATCAGCCACAAGAACACCGAGGCGGTCGAGATGGTCGGGCTGTACTGGCACTTCGTCGACATCGTCTGGATCGTCCTGTTCACCGTCATCTACCTGATCCCCGTCGGCTAGTTGCTCATATCGGTGGAGCAAAACCTGTGATGG is a genomic window of Euzebya sp. containing:
- a CDS encoding DUF305 domain-containing protein, which codes for MSDENAHQSTRHGDSNGHPGMQPTMYLRFGAMILTAMVVMYGVMFVSSWEWSHIRLSESRMFMALTMGGTMGLVMLGWMLNMYRNTTANIVVVVVSVVLLAVGIFLDRSQTTVDDTGFMQSMIPHHSMAITRAERFNVTDVRVCELAVEISEAQRREILEMDWLIDDIRENGPASSPEDADARPVPDFNRQAERDCPTG
- a CDS encoding heavy metal translocating P-type ATPase, whose amino-acid sequence is MDVREEHVGDPPDHDPHDGDGDGHGAGHGDHAAMFRDRFWVSLVLSVPVIAYSETIQGWFSYSAPEVPGHEWIAPVLGAVIFVYGGWPFLAGAVQEARDRQPGMMLLIGMAITVAFVASAATSVGAFDLEFWWELALLIDVMLLGHWMEMRAIGQARGALQALAELLPDDAERVTDGGVETVDVADLAPDDVVLVRPGGRVPADGEIVDGRAEVDESMITGESKPVGKQPGDQVVAGTVVADSAIRVRVGAVGEDTALAGIQRLVAEAQQSGSRAQALADRAAAWLFYVAAVAAVVTFAAWLVLGDSEQATVRTVTVLVIACPHALGLAIPLVVSISTSVSARSGILVKDRLALERMRDIDVVLFDKTGTLTAGAHAVADVAVTGGVTEEELLRLAAAVEADSEHPLARAIVARADRIDVPHAEGFESMTGRGVRARVDGHTVAVGGPALLRDSDADVPADLDDHVRGWIERGAAVLHVLRDGQVLGAFALEDQVRPESRAAVDALHQRGVAVAMITGDARQVADAVAADLGIDEVFAEVLPEDKDAKVSELRDRGQRVAMVGDGVNDAPALARADVGIAIGAGTDVAIESAGIVLASDDPRAVLSVIELSRASYRKMLQNLAWAAGYNVFAIPLAAGVLAGVGFVLPPAVGALLMSASTVVVALNAQLLRRIDLDRPVLASP
- a CDS encoding four-helix bundle copper-binding protein, with product MNTTRAMLETYPRDYNVDTDKLQACIDACNECANACTQCADACLSEDNVAELIKCIRLNADCADLCVATGRVLSRQTEYDANVARAALQACIQVCKTCGDECERHASMGMEHCGVCAEACRRCQQACEELLATIS
- a CDS encoding M56 family metallopeptidase, encoding MRNRRLVRSGIIGGAVGCVGGWMIGMGGVAVMAGSAGVMAVVLAAPVIRGAWRHVRLTSALNSVCSPATVHGFPVHTGQLSRAALVAGLHQPEIYVDTNLLADLSDDELTAVLLHEHAHKLGRDPLRAVLIDSLSPVVRHWHGGRLLAALRATAEIRADKYAIRHGASRTALASALLKVAPVPGGGVGFSSAVDLRLRALLGEDLRPPLSGLIGHLACVALVAVPTAAGCAALNLHETIVPQIMASLT
- a CDS encoding BlaI/MecI/CopY family transcriptional regulator — encoded protein: MAVRSTGESKMSEQPPPSASADGLLGSLEFGAMKALWEKSPATVNEVRDRINRSRTPHDELAYTTVMTVLARLHDKGLAARERVGRGYSYRPAFSESELVVHLSRRDVVELVDRYGSVALSQFAAALEESDPALLARILRLAGGDEHA
- the coxB gene encoding cytochrome c oxidase subunit II, with the translated sequence MRSCRARAFLALATVALAVSGCSANLDGTGTSNIPGPDPQRDIPANALAPMGPVAEAQDDLWNLAYPISIAVFVLVFAGLAFIVVRFRDKGQEQLPKQVHGNTKLEIAWTLVPALILVAIAVPTVQTIFELADEPAEDAVHVTVVAKQYWWQFEYTDDDTGFYTANELHIPAGREVYLTLDGSEPAGPQYGTPPVMHSFWVASLAGKRDWVPGAIREMRIEAYEPGIYPGNCAEFCGLSHANMRFTVIAHEEAEYEEWVANQREPAAEPTDELAVQGQELFVSQTCVACHNITGHPENGESRVGPDLTHFASREAFAGYIFDSPFGESAEDPEASRELLRQWIRHSADLKPGSQMPQFPNISDEDVDALIAYLGTLE
- the ctaD gene encoding cytochrome c oxidase subunit I; the protein is MTAIAENPSGATTPRRRGLFSRPTDSQHGIRSWLTTVDHKRIGIMGAIGSLFFFAVGGLEALLIRAQLAGPNGEILSADLYNQVFTMHGLTMVFFVVMPLGTAFINFVMPLQIGARDMAFPRLNAFSLWVLLAGGLFMYSGILLEGLPSNSWVSYLPQAVVGPDPTGTTLGAEVANIQMSRTLLYSLGIQIAGLSSLASAVNFIVTVLNMRAPGMTLMRMPVFTWMAFVVAFLLLFAMPVIGIALWQLMFEARWGAPFFNPMEGGDPVLWQHMFWLFGHPEVYIMILPAFGIVSEILPTFSRKPLFGYSAVVFSGIAIGFLGWGVWAHHMFTSGLGPVADTAFGLTTMFIAVPTGIKIFNWLGTMWGGQLRFTTPMLFAIGLVSMFTIGGLSGVTHSLVPHDTQQHDTYYVVAHFHYVLFGGALFGLFGGIYYWFPKAFGHLLNERLGKIHFWLMIIGFNLTFGPMHFLGLNGMPRRYYTYADGMGWNFWNAMIGVGAIIIGLSFLTFLLNVVISRKNPPAGADPWDARSVEWLTSSPPPAHNFDTVPVISDRDELWYRKYAGHDGGEGATRVPAGAADDANPGGPYGDKVSGKTAKELGIHMPDPSWYPLFVAFGLPIAAYGVFYEGALQIALFAIGGIITFGAMLGWAIEPSAEDDH
- a CDS encoding heme-copper oxidase subunit III, producing MSATTPSASGGTTPSEVEVPDHGHTTNFGISNEKLGMWTFIGSECLFFGAMIATYLLYLNRTNEGPTALEIFDIPFTSASTFILLMSSLGMVLALDALQRRNMRSFQTWTLSTALLGMVFLAGQMYEFTFFVEEGFKFETSPFSAAFYMLTGFHGIHVTFGVVMLVVLWALSLRGSISHKNTEAVEMVGLYWHFVDIVWIVLFTVIYLIPVG